Within the Ignavibacteria bacterium genome, the region TTCACGACAACAATATTTTACTACTCTCCCCGCAGAAGTAGAATTGCTCAAAAGCGAACCGCCTTTGTTTCCACGCTCTGTTCCAATTCGTTTGCGTAAAACTATTCCCACAAGTTGGTTGCAAATAATTCTTCGCGAAGGGAAAAATCACCAAATTCGAAAAATGACCGCGGCAATCGGATGTCCTACGCTTCGGCTTGTTCGTATTGCAATTGATATCCTTTCGATTGAACATTTGCTTCCCGGCGAATGGAAGTTTGTTTCTTCAAATCAAATCCAACGTTTGAAACAATCACTGGAGACTTCTCGTAACGCAAGAAAATAATTATCATTTGTGTTTTCACTGTACAAGTTTATATTTGAATCGCATTTTTTTCACAAAAAAATTTTTCTCTCATTTTATCAAATACTTTTTAACATAGGAACTTTTATTTATGGTACGATTTAGATACATCTTCATTGTAATTTCAACAATATTTCTTGTCGAACGTTCATTGTTGCTTTCCCAAACTTCGAAACCCAATGAACGACATCTCACAGAAAAAACCGACGGACAAATTTCCGGAACAGTTTTCAACGATTTGAACGGCGATAGCGTATGGAATCAACCGGAAGAACCATCGTTAAGCGGATGGGAATTGATTGCGACAAAAGGAATGAATGAAAAACGCGATACAACTGACAACGATGGAAATTACCTCTTCTCCATCGCCGAAGAAGATTCGGGAACGTGGACAATATCCATTACACAACAAGCAAATTGGATTATCACTGCACCACTGAATGGTAATTATATTTTGGAAGTAACCAACGGTCTTATTCCTAATCAAAACTTCGGTTTGTTTCAATATGGTTCAATTTCCGGAGTAACATTCAG harbors:
- a CDS encoding pseudouridine synthase is translated as MNLLYILFNKPYRVLSQFTPVEGKKTLADFHFPKHIYSVGRLDYESEGLLLLTNDNAVKYRLEHPQFFHPRTYLVQTEHIPNEYALNILRNGISIRTNNSRQQYFTTLPAEVELLKSEPPLFPRSVPIRLRKTIPTSWLQIILREGKNHQIRKMTAAIGCPTLRLVRIAIDILSIEHLLPGEWKFVSSNQIQRLKQSLETSRNARK